The window TCTTCTAATGAAGGTAAAAATAAGACAATCTTAGTATAAAGACAGTTAATACTGTAAAAGAAGATCTTAACAAGtatgtacatttattttgatattcagtttcattaaattaaaattaatcgTTTATTGACAACATTCTTGGTACCACATGACATCATCCAAAGAAAATGAGTTACATTTGATCATCAGTCTctcaaagaaataaattaatgttTAAGTAAACGGTTCACTAAACAGTAGTTTGGTGGTCATGTTACATTAACATAGAAATAGTTATTTGTGTAGTGCTTTATAATGTCTAAATAGGAAACCAAAGTGCTTACATAATAGATAAAAGGTCACAgggaaaagaacataaaaataaagtttctttAGCTTTTTACACCTGATCACTGTTGTGACTTCACCTGTATGTTCTGTTTAATGTACTGCTCTGTTTGAAAGTGTCGTAAATGTGAACGTTAAAGCCGGTTCACtgcaaatgtttgtgttttgatcccCTGCTCAGTTGTATTACACGGGGCAACTTTAATATGGAGAATAAAAATATTCTGGATCATAGCATTTGTCTCTCGTCCAATCTTgacaaatattcattcttctggtTATCCATCAATTCATCACTCCTTAAAGATACTGGTGGTTGTTCTTCATCACTTGAAACAATCCACTTCTTGACTATTGTGAAACACAAATGGAGGCACAAATAATACATGTTGGCAGATATATTTCATAACAAACATTGATCTGATCATAAGGCTAATTATTGAAACATTAATACCAAAATATCAGCTGACAGACTGAtgagtgtttcaacaaaagtagtGAGACTTACATTTGAGCATCCGTGCTGTTGcgcagattaaaagaacacatgAAACCAAAATGGGAGCCAAAAATGTCCAATTAACACCAGgaagtgtttttccatctgaaagaaaagggaaattatggcaataacaataaaatacacTAGGTTTAAAACCTTGCATTATTCTGTATCATATGTTCCTGAACTTTTTTACCAGTTATATTTACGATTGGGCCCAGAAACAATCTATAGATCTGTACATTGGTGAGACTAAACAACCACTGTACAGATGCAACGCCAACTCCTCAGGTCAGGATTTGCCCATCCAGCTACACCCAAAAGATAAGGGACACTTATTTgaagaaagcaaagcaaagcaaattaCCACTGACCCTCATGAGCATGAACAATAACGCTCAGTGACTCAGCACAGCACAACTGTGGGATTCCCACTAGTTCATTTACAATTGAAGAAGCCTCTCAGATAAGAGGTGAAAACAAAGTTCAGGTGAACTTCCTTGAGCCAAGAATTCTTTtcgacctggatgattgagaacaATCATCAACCATTTCTCAAAATGCAGACCCATTAGTCCTTGCTTCCTCGCGCTTGTGAAACATCCTCAATCAAGCACTGTTCCAGCACTAAGTTTGCAAGCTACCAAGTACATTCCAATCTCCCGTAAGTGTCCTTGTTCTACTCCTTTGATCAAATATGCATCACATGTGACTTGTCTGGACTCAACTGCTTCCAGATTCAAATGACAAACATGAAATGAATCAATCCGATTAATGTCCAGTTGTGTTTCATCCCTTGAATAATTGACATATATTCAGCCTGTATAGCTTTGACTGGCcaaattaaagttgtttttttcaaaatgggtaaaacacaaatgaactaAAAGAGTCAGTGGTCATTTCATGAAACATCCTGGGAGAACTTCCAAACTGCACTGATAAAGTTGCGATCCCAGGGGATTGGAACCCACAACCTtgttgctgtgatgagacaatgTTAACCACCTCATCTAATCAGACATTTCctcatgtaaatgaaaataaacattatcaCACAAGCTCTTAAAATTAAAACTCATTTATTGCAGGAAGTAAAAACATACAATATTTACAAATACTGTATTTAATAATGGAAAAAATAGAAACTCTTAAGGACTTCACACATCAGGTCCTGCAAGTTAGTTACAAACACTGTTAAACAGTTTACTATTTTACACACAATATTAGTCGACCAGTTTCACATGAATTTGTTAGATTCTTCAAGGAAGAACTTCAGAGTTAAATTTCAACTTCACCAAGGATGTAACTGAAACCAgtctttcagaaacagaaataaagtcatCATACATTCAACAACATAAGATTTTTACAATGTCGAAATAAGTAACCAgtgttttacataaaataaataaagatgatgcaaacaaaataaaggagagatgaatgagtaaataacacaaaatacATGAAACCAGACATAAAGTGACAGCATTATGAGGTGTTTAAAGGTAGTTTTGAAAGATGAGTGTTAAGCTCTGATTTAAGAAGTTCAAGATCATTAATACTGAATTTAGGGTCAAAGTGCTAAAGTTTTCCATAGTTTGGCTTCTTGGCTTCTtaaaaaagatgacagtcagtgaaggttagacCCGTGTCAGCAGCATAAGTCCCAAAGCTCTGCTACTGGATGACAACACAGTCCAAATATTACAGCACATGTGACTTTGGATCCTCTGTTCAGGTCTACACGTTTCTATAGACGTGCACTTTCAGCATGAAGAGTAAAACATCCTGGATCATTGATGTCGTCTCTGCTCAAGTCCTCCGTGGATAAAATCCATCTTCCCCCAGTTATTCTCAATGGGCTCATGAGAAAAGTTTCCTCACCACTTTTTCTGCCTTGTGcctatgaagaaataaaatgaaggaacaaTTAATAGATGCTGACAGGTGTATTTCACAAGAAACATCATTAACATTCTATTAATGCAGGGCCACAATAGTAAAATATCAGCTCACAGACTGACTTGAAAGTTACAATCAAAGAAGTGAGACTTACACAAAAGAGTCATTACGGAgattaaacaacaaacaaagatgATGCCGATAATAATCCAAAACTTCATCGGGACACCTGCATAAAGGATGTGTTgtccatcaagtgtgtttccatctgctcataaaagagtataaacaacaaaacatgatTATTGCAATCACCAAACTGGCCATACTTTACTCTATGCAGCATGTCGTCATGTGTTATTGTAATAAactatttttaatattttgaaagctgtgctcaataacagaaagtgtaactGACTCTATTTAGAGTATTTCAACTGTTACATTTATTAACTGTCTGGACCAACGTGACATGCCGACAGTTGTCTGAGGCCTGGACACAGACTGAAGCTCAACGTTGCGCACTGATAATTCTGTGCCAAGACGATAGAAAGGtgggtgctgagctgctgctgcagcgccccctgctggcagagagTGATTCTGCGCACTCCACTGCCTGTaccaaattgtaactctgtagtagctcgtttctttctggaaacatgtgaagcacgttaaatgttgttaattaaatgggCAAAAAACTTGTGGCGAGACATAAAAAAATTCTCAAATAAGTTTTAACAGCATCGAAACAGACGTTTCTGACAGAGTTAATGACCACCACTGCTGTAATCTCAGCCAGAAAAGATCCAAAGGTCTGCTTTCAGATGGAGGaagaccagagaatcaccaggaacgtttcagagcttcttcatgagggacttttaccagagtacccaacacaccagaacccccccagcaacaataagatcccactggcctgtgtgcagcctggatcatgactcaataacaatcatgcagcagtatgtaaatgtaaagttctcaccccacatgacagcgatggttctgtcttctgtttggacaacacagccatagatgttggtgtggatcagggggacctcagctgtcaggatgaggatcactgatccatccccagaaggcaacgggccagttacagtgatccagtttgccttggtggccccgtcttcagtcagagacactgaacgcactgatttgtcagtactggtgacgtggcacttcagcaatgccttggttctgtcaacagggttggcaaacacacggagatctgcaggaggatagaaaagtgatgatcagggtgggaccagccaggggaagaaaagatacttttgtatgtgttcaggttaattcctgaattatgtccAATGAGCCAAATCTGTGTGGTTGTTAGATTTTACATGCTGTGTCGTAAAAAACAGGTTTTCATGAATCTGtgtaagtcctcacaaagatacaagtacaaatatatgtgtgtgtttattcacctgttcttttttctatttcttttaatttgatctgatggatcatttctggacagTATCTCCTGATGAATTGTCCAAACACTCAGTCTCATAGCcgttccacgaatctttaatcatttctgcagaaggagacaggactttccatttctgagctccagcatcaaactgaatgaaaccctctccattcactgcccagttgtcaaaagcagattcaagcctctcgtctgatgtgatgcagccacgccgccgctgaacatctacaaggattgttttatgtaaaatgttcagttcatcttcaacaaaataaacacgttataaagcaaatgtgctacaaacttactccgtgtgtgattgatgaatttagaaatcgctttgagagcatcaaaaacatcataaaatgctgctgtgcaggtcccaggtaagttgtgggattccaggacgggtttgaagtgttcttgttgtgtcccactgtcacagtgagagatcacaactccatcaaactctgtaacttgttcaaaatggggccgagatccaggctgaacacgtcctgtagacaagaactcaagagaatgggaacctgaaacacacaaacaaatggagtcaaaactctggaccctcacagtgggatcagcggttctgacaaaaataatcatgttataaattgatcccaatctcaggtcttgtcaaattaatattgaaagatgtagacagtttaatattatggttaattattttaaaccttaagctgtgagtcgtatctgctcaaattggtggacggtatcaaaaaagctaaaacatctctttgatcatcatcattgatcctctctgagccagaccaccacatgtcaggataaaaacccacatctcatctcttctcatcctgatcaccagaactcctcagggctgcttcctctcctcgttcccctactataatcctcttcacaaacactcaactggacaaaacaccactaaaaacaaacaaccagaatgaaaaacagcctctttccacaagctgtgaaggaaacatggagcagcaggatgagaaacaggtcaaaagacccaacaataacccaaaatatcataatagattcctcataaactgaatataaacaaggtttACTACAGCACCTGAACAGGCACaaataagaaaagaggtttaatctccactctcttcgtactctgtgtgcaggcatcaaaatcaaagcaaatcctcagatagtcaacaactaaaaaatacatctgtgtttggacagttacctGGGAGATCATTCTTGGTAGTTTGTAGTTGGACAGTTTGAGACCAACAACCacatgaggacaacaaaatgagctgactaacacccaaaaaacacccaaaaataTTGCAAGAATTAAAGGATTCCTGACTAAACAATATCTTGACCAGCttgttcatgcatttgttttcagcaggctggtaacggtgtgtttgcaggttttAGTTAAAGTTCAGCCAggtagctgcagctgaatggtCCTGATCATTTTTGAATGTAAATTTTCATGTTGAATTACTGTATTTCTtgacaaataaatgttgataaagaaaacaatttCAGTGAAATGGTGGAAATAGGTTTAAATCAATGTTTCAACAGATGCCTTATCAACAAGTGACAACTATTTCATGCATATGCCTGtgatattaaaattattaaataagtattaaatattaaaatacacAGGGCAGAGGTACTTTAGCAAAGGTTTTATCAACCGGAAGTCTAAGTGTGCAGTACTGCTGCGCTTTCGGTTTGAGTCACTGCTCAGTCAGGAACGCCTCCGACGCGCTGAAACGAAATCACTGCGCAAGCCTCGTTCGGTTGGCACTATTTTCGTTTAGAATAGTGTCACtgcccaaatatcttcaagtatttcaccagcttcctggtgcattatttgctattgatgtttttattgcagagctaaacaaaaacaaagggcgtTTTTGAATGGTCTTGAAAAGTCGATTGTCTATTTCTTcctgagaaaagcgcaacacagcgctcagaacgtgtgtgtaaagaaagtttcctcaacttaccgcattctgctgctgggagcaggatccaaaacagaagacaaatgttcatcttcctaaatgaaggtcgctaaacacttgttgtcttcatctgaaacagtctggaagaaccatgacgagggttctttgtgataaagaccgaTTCTCTTAAAAGCGGGTCTCAAACTAGACGAGTGTCGCGGGAATTTGAATGAGGGAGAAAGTCGTACGGTAATTCAAAAAGAGAGCTGGATACATCATTGTGGAGCCTTCGTTCAGCACCAGGAAATCCCCCCCAGAGAGGTGACCTCTGGGTCCAAACACGTGATTCACTGACACCGCCTTCGGACAGTTTGGAATTTTAGCACATAAACTCCTGATAACcggatttaaaatgatcaatttctaGCAACATAATTTGTGTCTTGGTCTCGTGGGAcctgctctttcttcttgtATTCTTGACAGACAGCAATGgtgttttattgctattttagcAACAGATGGGGGGTATGGGCCTAAGGTGcttgggtgaactggtgtgcttatgcatttttatttaaaaacaacagtttctccacagtcgagggtttgaggcggtttctcttttttgaaaccatttccccgctttagaaaacaccctctcgcagggcacagaggatgctggtgttgcgagGTACTGGTTttgccaggtggtacaggtttgggtatcgggctttgtttgtcgtccagtacaccagagggtcctgtgatcgttcaagtggaggggctgacagataacgctgcacctccactatggcatcagcggtggcattcctggacgctcttgcttcttcagcatccctgtccaacagcttcCACGGATCaatgactcaaaataaaacattacataaagtttagtctgaacatgaatcaatgcaaataatctattgatccaaattctatcatttttgtaccttgggaagaagcagctggttctggctgtgctgttgaagtggaTGGCGGGTCCTCTTGGGTGGGTGCATTACGCAACAATGCCGCACACTCCGACTTTAACCGGTGCACAGCTGACTCGGCATTTGAAGGGCTTTGGAATCCGAGTGTTTTAAATCTTGGGTCAAGTAATGATGATaagagaagatgcttgtggtttctatcccactgagtttcattcataattctattgaggtttatgccaaggtcttttgccattttgtttgagttctgtgccatcagctcactcaaagcatgcttcagcatttttatcaggGGTGTTATTTTTGATCCCGACACCCTCTTTTCATGTGAGAGCTCTACGGTGGCAGCATGAAAAGGTGACGGTATCTTCCTACACTCAGATGCACACTCAAAGTCATTTGCAGTCAATAGGTCCAAATCTGTGGGCAGAGTGGtcagagcagcggcagctgcatccctctgctcataaagacgctgcagcatctcataggtgctattccatcttgtgtctacttcaattattagttttgtgacaggacggcccatttgcacctggatctgctgcagcttctctttagcggtggtgcttgatttaaaataggTGATCATCCGCCTCGTTTTTGATCTTATATTATCTAGCCCAGGAGTAGCATCCATGGCCTTTTTGACAGTTAAGTTTAGTGCGTGAGCCAGGCAGACGGCGTGCTGCACCcgcagaatatttgctgcacccgcagaatatttgctgcagcATCAGTCACCAAGCACCTCACCTTCTCTTCAAGAGCCCATTCCCTTAAAAGCTCTCGAGCAGTTCCAGCGACGttctctctgctgtgtgactgataggaaaaggccgaactcccaccagggtggtggagagttcacctgcatgaatagcatgacaggtgacagcgagatacgcatccatgttgatggaaGTCCACATATCTGCGgtcaagctgacactgtcaacattctgcagggctgccttggccttctccttttcttccacttccctcctctccaccatgactttaactgtctgccttgatggaagggtgcatgtgggatccagtttagccaccagagcacggaagccaggatcagacaccacagtgaaaggctgggaatctttcactatgaaatccactagagcttcatcaagctcctgcttcctgctacataaaatatggaagttagcagaacaagattaatttagttaattaactaattctatacacccaaacctgcgcagtaaagtttaaaagttactcttaatattgcctggaacagcacccactcacctggtggaaacgtcatcacagcagcaccagcttcattctcatgttTGCCTCGGTAATGCCTCATCATTGATGAcgtgttattattatatgtcgggaacaaagcaaacacttcacctgcaaattaaaaatgagatgtgtgtgtggtttgttatttgttactgtgtgaataagagttgaaaAATACGTTTGTAACACTTACCTTGTTCGgcggcaccatttcaaagtggtcccagacttgagatctcttcctggttggttccatgtgtggcagggcgtggcctgccctccgaacaggtgccatatggaggtagtgccttaattggtgggtggggagaaaaggtttatataaggcactgcctccagctggcgttagttgttttccctcttcgacggtacggcggggttgcggcttatctgggcggttcgaccaacagaaactgtttcacagcgcgagctgtctggcagcgccaagaaggttggtgcttcctcccgcctagagcgctttgccgtgagggcacgcgcgctagtttgccctgggcaggtaaggcgcagcaatgcgcgtcactgactcccccactcactcggttgataaatgttaatggggctgttcttgctgcagttggctgccggctggcgtcagtgggtcgcgttgccccagcgggaacccctcacggagtggtggcgccaccaaacagtcggcacggactacctcgcgtactggacccactgctgctttggctcggtcctttggttcgggattctctctccctctccccctcccctcgctcccctttgctcggagaaacggcgctgagacgtggtggtgccgccgaggcgaccacggagcttttGCCTAAATTTTAGACTCTAACattgtgtaaattgtatcaatttatatttacttttttaggttttgttgcttttcgtttcttggttgacgttgttcttttagacgacctggtcaccatttatttgcctgtgtgtgtgcgcgtgcgctcGTCGCGTCTGAtgtttatcattgtaaatttaatgttttccttttctttgtggacaggtgctgcgggccacggcggggacccaacccctggtggagggcgttttcatcacccctcgtgtgtggttttgtttgcagtagcacgggtgtttttagtttgtttatctcccctaattgagttttacctgccggtggggccccagccctgtccaccccttttgttaatttaactatTATACAGCagagttatattttgttgagtattggattaaataaaattgtagtgcctaaccctcaatcctgtctctgctgc is drawn from Takifugu flavidus isolate HTHZ2018 unplaced genomic scaffold, ASM371156v2 ctg268, whole genome shotgun sequence and contains these coding sequences:
- the LOC130520027 gene encoding uncharacterized protein LOC130520027 — translated: MDATPGLDNIRSKTRRMITYFKSSTTAKEKLQQIQVQMGRPVTKLIIEVDTRWNSTYEMLQRLYEQRDAAAAALTTLPTDLDLLTANDFECASECRKIPSPFHAATVELSHEKRVSGSKITPLIKMLKHALSELMAQNSNKMAKDLGINLNRIMNETQWDRNHKHLLLSSLLDPRFKTLGFQSPSNAESAVHRLKSECAALLRNAPTQEDPPSTSTAQPEPAASSQVIDPWKLLDRDAEEARASRNATADAIVEVQRYLSAPPLERSQDPLVYWTTNKARYPNLYHLAKPEFMC